Within the Bacteroidia bacterium genome, the region TGTGAAAAATACGTATTCGGATTTCCCGAAAGGCACGATTCATATTGTGGATGTAAACTCTTTTCCAGAAGAAGGCGCAAAAAATTGTTTGTTTTTTTTCGACGGACATTTTTTTATTGGTGCTGATAATGGCTTATTTCCATTGATTTTTGATACGATTCCTGAAAAAATAATGGAATTAATTTTGGTGCCAGATGCACGCTCTTTGGCATTTCCGATGCGCGATGTTTTTGCGAAAGCAGCTTGTCATATTGCGAAAGATTTACCACTCGAAGAAATTGCCAAACCACTCGAAAAACTCAAAGAACGCAGTGTTTTCAAACCTTCCATCGACAAAAATAGTATTCGCGGAATTATTATTTTTATCGATCATTATAAAAATGTGGTGTGTAATATTAGTCGTGAAATTTTTGAAAATGTGCGGCAAGGAAGAAAATTTTCAATTGCCACCAAAGGCACCAGT harbors:
- a CDS encoding SAM-dependent chlorinase/fluorinase, with translation MSIITLTSDAGNGYYAGSVKGTIYSSLQDVTVVDITHAIEPFDMLQAAFIVKNTYSDFPKGTIHIVDVNSFPEEGAKNCLFFFDGHFFIGADNGLFPLIFDTIPEKIMELILVPDARSLAFPMRDVFAKAACHIAKDLPLEEIAKPLEKLKERSVFKPSIDKNSIRGIIIFIDHYKNVVCNISREIFENVRQGRKFSIATKGTSVEDISVISEKYNDVQEGEIVAFFGSTGFLEIAINQGAAGNLLNLKKNDQITIRFDD